ACGAGTCGCTGGCCGTTATGCGGCCGAGAGCGGGATGCGCCGGGCAATGTTCGGATCGCACCGCCGGGGGATCCTGCGTTGGCATTCCGCGGGGGCTGGCAGCGCCGGCAACACCTAGGCTCGATCGTGCGACGTGGAATGCCGAGAGTCGAGGTGGGCCGAGTGCGGTCATGTGACGCGGTCGTCATCGGAGGCGGCATCGCAGGCATGTCGGCCGCGTACTCGCTCGCGCGCCGGGGCGTCGAGGTCGTCGTGCTCGAGCGGGAGGACTCGCTGACGGCGCACAGCACGGGACGGTCGGCCGCCCAGTACATCGAGACCTACGGCGGACCGGTGAACCAGGCGCTCACCGTTGCCTCCCGTGACTTCCTGCTGAGCAATGCCGACGGCCTGGCCGCGGTGGAACTGCTGCAACCGCGTGCGGTCCTCTGGGTCGCCCCGGCGGAGCACCTCGGCGACTTGGAGCAGCTCCGGCAGGAGATGTCGCCGCTCACGCCGCATCTGGCGATCGTCGGGCCGGACGAGGCCCGGACGCACTGTCCCGTCCTGAGCCCCCAGTGGGTGGCGGGGGGCCTATTCGAGGAGGGGAGCTACGACATCGACGTGGCCGGCCTGCACCAGGCGTTCCTGCGCGGTGCCCGACGCCACGGCACCACCGTCGTGCGTTCCAGCCCGGTCGAGGGGCTGGACCGCGCGAGCGGCCGCTGGGAGTTGCGAGCTGCCGCCGGGGCGTTCGCGGCGCCGGTCGTCGTCAATGCCGCCGGGGCATGGGCGGACGATGTGGCCGGCCGCGCCGGGGTGCCGCCCCTCGGGCTGGCGCCGCTGCGCCGCACCATCTTCACCTTCGCCGCTCCCGCCGCGTATGCCGCCGAGGAGGTGTGGCGCTGGCCGTTGGTGACCGACATCGGCGGCAGGTTCTACTTCAAACCCGAGGGGCCGTCTCAGATCCTGGGTTCGCCGGCCGATGAGACGCCGGATGCGCCCTGTGACGCCCGTGCGGAGGAGTTGGACGTGGCGCGGGGCATCGACGCCGTGAATGGTGCCACGACGCTGGGCGTGCGCGCCGTCCGCTCGGTGTGGGCCGGTCTGCGCACCTTCGCCGCCGACCGACACCCCGTGGCGGGGTTCGACGAGGGGACCGAGGGATTCGTGTGGTGCGCCGGTCAGGGAGGCACCGGCATCCAGACCTCGCCGGCGATGGGCGAGGCGGTCGCCTCCATCGTCTGCGGGACGGTGCCGCCGGCGGCGCTCAGCGCGGTGATCGGGCAGCTCTCACCGGGGCGGCTCCGGCA
The DNA window shown above is from bacterium and carries:
- a CDS encoding FAD-binding oxidoreductase, whose product is MRSCDAVVIGGGIAGMSAAYSLARRGVEVVVLEREDSLTAHSTGRSAAQYIETYGGPVNQALTVASRDFLLSNADGLAAVELLQPRAVLWVAPAEHLGDLEQLRQEMSPLTPHLAIVGPDEARTHCPVLSPQWVAGGLFEEGSYDIDVAGLHQAFLRGARRHGTTVVRSSPVEGLDRASGRWELRAAAGAFAAPVVVNAAGAWADDVAGRAGVPPLGLAPLRRTIFTFAAPAAYAAEEVWRWPLVTDIGGRFYFKPEGPSQILGSPADETPDAPCDARAEELDVARGIDAVNGATTLGVRAVRSVWAGLRTFAADRHPVAGFDEGTEGFVWCAGQGGTGIQTSPAMGEAVASIVCGTVPPAALSAVIGQLSPGRLRHTG